From Cyprinus carpio isolate SPL01 chromosome A18, ASM1834038v1, whole genome shotgun sequence:
ACTACTGGGAAACTTTTAAGAGCCTAAAACaagacttaaagggacagtgcacccaaaaatgaaaactgtcatcatttactcaccctcaagttgttccaaaccaatgagtttctttcttctgttgagcacaaaagaggatattctgaataatgttggtaaccaaacagctgacggtagccattgacttccatagtaattttTTCCATACtctagaagtcaatggctaccgtcaaatacttagttaccaacattctctaaaatatcttcttttgtgttcagcagaagaaagaaactcttaaaGGTTCGTAacatcttgagggtgagtaaatggtgacagaatttttatttttgggtgaactatttcttatTAGCTTTGTTTATTGTCTAGGTTTTGGGTTTTTTGAGTATTGTGAATTCTGGCAGAAAATGTTATTCATACATCAAtacttcaaaattcataaaggttgtgtttaatttgtgaagattatcatgatgaatgAAGCATATAAGAATCATAAACGTTTCTTGGTCACTATTTAATGCAATAGCTCAAAAGCCACTGGAAAAATCCTATCGGGTTTTAGTCGAGGGAACCAGTGTGATGCTAATTTCTAGGCTgacctacaaaaatacataagcactgcagcactctatttggctgatgcatttataataaagtgtgtgtgtgtgtcagtaccTTGACGTTATTCATAACAGCGTCTCTTTGCACTGAtcttgttttctgtctctcttcctcGTACCGCAGTGCCGCCAGATGAGCTTCTCTTCTCACTCTCTCCACACCGCCACCAGAACCAGTGGAccgctgagacacacacacacacacacacacacacacacacacacacacacacacacacacacacacacacacacacacacacacacacacacacacacacacacacacacacacacacacacacacacacacagagtaaatcCACAGGCTTTCGATTTCATTGACTGCATAATGAGTGGTGTATGTACAGGGACTCTCACCTGGTTATGAGTGCATGAAGATGTGACCACTGTATCTGACCCACCActaaagagaagagaaaacaaCAACTTTTAGTGAAAACACAGACCACATTTGACTGCTCTGTGAGACTTAATTCTGTTTGATTTTTAATTCTGTTAAGATTAatgaattgtacatttttatttgtattatatgatttacacacacacacacacatatatatatatatatatatatatatataaatatatatatatatatataaaaatgttattttttttatatgtttagttgCTTTGGtttaaagcgtctgctaaatgcataaatttaacataaactatttatatttatatatatatatatatatatatatatatatatatatatatatatatatatatatatatatatatatatatatatatatatatacacacaacatatatacatatatatatatatatatacatacatatatatatatatatatatatatatatacacatatatatatatatatatatatatatatatatatatatatatatatatatatatatatatatatatatatatatatatatatatatatatatatattatttatatatattatttatatatatatatatatatatatatatatatatatatatatatatatatatatgtatatgcatgtatatttatgtttatgataGTGTGGAGATGTACATTGGGATTGTCAAGTTTAATTAGCTCAGTACCGGTTATATAAGGAGGTTTGGTGTCTCGGATCATCGGTTCTCAAGTCTCTGGATGGGCTGGTCTTCACAGGTGAACCCTAGAAACATAGCACAGCTATCATTAGTCCTGTTATAACACCAAAATCTGACTAGAAGTGATGTGATCAACCATTAAGCAGTAGTGCGCACCTCTCTGGTGATTCGTCTTTCAATGTAGGCCATAAACTGTGAGCTGAGGCTGACAGGCTCCGCCCCTCTACGGCTCCGCCCATCCTCCCCCTCATCATCCCCCGTACAGCTGTCAATGAAGTCTATCTGTTCAATCTCTGCTTCCACTTCAGAAAGACACGAAGAAAAATTACAATTCCTGTATTGAACAGCTTCTCGTGGGTTATCACCGGAGTCTGAACTGTAGTGTTTCATGAGCCTCTCACATGTGCCGTTGGTCACGTGAGACCCCGTCCGGTGATCCTCGCGCTCTCTTTCTCGATCTCGTCTCTGTCTTTGCTCTTTGGTGATTTCCGCCACTCTCAACGGCAAGTCTGACAACTCGTCTGAAGGCTTTAAGAAGGGATAGAACAGAAGAATAGAATTAGCGATAATGGAGAGTAACAGCTGGATAGAGTGGATTCTTGATAAAGTGATGTGAATAGCACTTGCCTCATTTCCCGACCACCTCTTGTCTCCGCTGTCCACACTGTTAAAGCCAGAGTCCAGAGCTCCGTACGGCCGGCCGGAAAACAAATCCTCCGCACTGAGAAACAGACAGACCAGAGAGAACAACATCACATCATCTGAGGTTTCATGAGGaccaaacacattcaaatagtCTGCAAAAAACTCATTTCTAACACCCATATCAATTTTAACAACAGTTTCTgtagaaaatgtgagtggttcgCCTGTGTGAAACCCCCACAATGCCAGGGCGCTGTTATGCAGTTGCTGAAGAGTTTTAAGGTTTTTTTCCCCAAcacgttgctatgtggttgctagggagttgtgGGTGTTTTTTACTGGGCCAAATCAAAACAGCCCACACTCAAGTCTATTGGATTTGTTTGGGTCCTTCTCTCAATGTAAGTCTGCGGTATAttctcagtttatttattattattttagattttactttattttattttagtttatatgaaGACTTTTTGAttttctggtctctagatatgactTGGGTACCTACTTCAAAGCAAATCTATGGTATTttctcacttattttattttattataatttatttttttttaaattttattaaaatgttattgtatttaatattttatattttgttttactttaccTCAACTCTTTTTTCTGGTCTCTTGATATGTCTTGGGTCCCTCCTCCAATTCAAGTCTGTTGCATTTTCTCacccatttaatttaattgcaattttattttataagtttgaatttaattaacattttactgtatttatattctatattttattttactttatcttaAATCGTTTTGGTATTCAAGTCTATTAATATGGCTTGGGTTCCTtcttcaatttaatttaataattttattttattaaaattttaatgttttgttttatattttattttattcgcCAGCACAAAAAATACCCTGCATATTCAGAAAAGTAAAAGCAATCTCTCCTCAACAAGATTTCGTACTGTAATTTGTACACACTGCTCGTCTACAAGTTCTATATATAATCTGTCAAATCTTGAGAAGTTTGATCTCTACATCATCTCATCTGCATCTCCCGTCTTCATACCTTCATTCCAATCAATCCAAGCTTTCATTCCGCCTGCGTTTTTTTCCTTTCCCTCCCTTCTTATCTGCAGAATCGCCCTGCTCTGCGTGTCCTCTGAGAGACACGACCGATAAACACATTATGCTCAGAAAAGTGAGTTCTTACTAGGATCCGTAGGGCAGTGGTCTTCTGTCGTAGTCTGGAAGCTCTGATGCTGCTGCTTTACACGCTTCCATGttgagatatttaaatatatggatCTTTCCCTTTATACAGATCTGGAAGAAGATGCAGAAACACGTCAATGAAGATGGTCCTCAGGATGTGTAACCTCACAGAGATGCTCCTAACTTTTACAAAAATCTTTTTACTTTCATAAAATGACCTATTTCTTCACTGCAGATCAAAACAGGAACGTGTGCTACCTGTGCAGGTGGGCTCTGGAGAGGATTGTTGTCTAGAATGATGCTCTGGAGGTGTCTGAGATTGCGGTAGCATACTGGGATTGTCGTTACCTTGTTACAGGAAAAATCGAGCCGGACCAACGGCAGCTCGGCAAGCTCTGAAAACCGAGCAACATAGAAATGACACGAGCACATCTACAAGAAAACGTCACTCATTTCATAcaggtgcaggtgtgtgtggtTCTGACCAGGAGGCAGACGAACGAGGTGGTTTCTGCGGATGTTGAGGTCATGCAGCGCTTCCAGCTGACCGATCTGTGGAGGAAGCGTCTGGATCTCATTACAGCTGACATCCTTgaagacagagaagagagagagaattgatgTGTAAAGTGCACTAGTGagagagaaaacataaaaaactagtGAGACTAGCGCCGGTCCACACACCAGTTCAGTGAGCTGCCTGAGTTTGCCCAGATCCTCCGGCAGCGACAGCAGCTTGTTATTGCAGGCGATCAAAACTTTGAGCGGCAGTCGGCACAGATGAGCGGGGAGACTGGACAACTGGTTCCGACTGCCGAGAGAAAATGACAACCAAGGGAATAAGAAACCGCAGGGATTTAAGAAATGTGAGGGGTACTTTCACTTGAATGATTAATAATAAAGGTGGTTGCAAAGGGCAATGCGGTTACTAAAGAGTTCTTAATGGTTCTTTTTAACTAGCACTATTCTAGctctctctattctaattctattcttaaaaaaaaaaaaaaaaaaaaacttgtcccttttagacttgcactctattcactTACTGCTCGTTTTCTTTCcataaaaaaacactagcttttctaatctttttgtattctaatctatttgttttctttttatttattttacaattaacaaaagtaaaaaaggCCTCTTTatactagcttgctctatttttttctattctgttttctttttttttttattatatataaaaaaaaaaaccttgctccgtgtactgcgttaagttaactgagacttattatagtacttgtatatcattgctcttttgttgattttgattgcttccattgtcctatTTTGTAAGTTgcttcggataaaagcatctgctaaatgactaaatgtaaatgtaatgtaaactaaaactaataaaaaataattgaaatgcaaaactataaatattagatgaaaatatattttattttatttgttttttatattttttatattttttattttatatttaacagttttgattttattttgaatattttttagaGATTTTGCTACAATCTGTTTATGTTGCTAAAAGTGTggttattgttaaatataaaactatttaaaaaattgctaaaattagaaaaaataaaatctaagaaaatctaaataatcaGAAGGAAAACTTAAATGCAAAAACTTTattagaaataagaaatgttgctttgtaaactaactgaaattaaagtattaaaattactaaaagctAAATAGagagattaaaacaaaaactaataaaaataaatcacaaaaaacttggaaattggaattttaaaaataacagctcaaaatatttattaatactagaataataataaataatactaaaatgcaataaaataacactaagTGGCTTCTTACTTGACTAAGCCCATCTCAATTAGATTCTCTTCTCTAGATATAGTCTTCAATGTAAGGCTGTgcgatatgttttattttttttgctcgtTTTATCATCTTCCCGGCAAATTTCGTGAGTCGGATCACTTACAGTAATAACACATCTCATGCATGTCTAAAAAGCCAAACGTTATGAGGTGTCATTACGTCTGAAACCTTAAGCATTAGCAACAGCACTAGTGATGCTTGCTTTGATAAACACCACTAATTAACATTTGTCGCAAAGCAACTGAGAGTAAAATATGGTTTTGGTGAGTTACTCACTCAACTACAATGAGTTACTCGTCAGTCGGTTGTAATCTTTTTTGGAAATGCATAATAATAGATGCTTTAAATCTCAAAATCAAATCATGAATTATAAGAACAAATGGATTCTGAAttgaattttatgtgtttttaaccaAAACAAATCCAATCAATGTTTTTCATATCTCCAGAACTCCGTGTTAAAACACTGCTGCTGTTTAGCTGTGGTAACAATTAAAATGGTTCAATACCACAGTTTTACATAACGTATTTGCATGCTGTGTTATGAATGCTGTGTCTGTGTATATGACCTGATGTTTAGGTAGGTGAGGGACTGTAGGTTGATCAGACTCTCGGGTAGAGAACGCAGGCAGTTCTGGTACAAGTTCAGATTCTCCAgtgacacaaacatgcacacctCCACCGGCAGCTCCGTCAACCTGTTTCGTGATAGATCTGAGAGGACAgataacagagagaaagagacaatgAGAAACGCATGTCTGGCATCCAGGACTGCTGCACACCTGTCTTTGGTTTTGCTCGTGTAAAAGCGTGTTTGGTGAGCTCTTGGCTGGAAACACAGTCTCGGAAAACCCTCTAGAAACCTCAAGGAAATGATACAAATATAACAGCATCAGccaaaatgtatatgtatatgtatatatatattaacgctCATCaaactggccaatcacagcatcTGTGACCTCAAGTATATCAATTTTACATAAGCATAGGTCCACCTTTTTGTGTAATACTTCATAcaacacataaatttaaaaaagttgctGATCATCATGAACTCATCTGCTACAGATGGTAAAATGTGAATCTGATTCACGtctgaatgggattttttttttttaaattctattgcATGCTTATTATCCAGGTTTGTCCAATCATCTACTGACAGCCGGCAAGAACAAGTGACTGATCCCTTTTGAGGGTTCACACAGCACTGTGTATGCACAAGTCAAGTGTACTAGTCTTATGTACATGGTTGTGGTTGCATTATGATCTATGATTGCTTTCAAAACAGTCAATGAAATATATATGCATGATTATAgtcacattttaatttgaaacacAAAATGCATGCTTAAATGACAGTGTAGAAATTCAAGTAACACTCGCTGTATttgcgtgcacacacactcaaactctttaaattttaatttgaaatagaaaatgcaTGCCCAAATTATACAAAAGACATCAATTTATAGAGCCTTATGATTACTGCAATGCATAAAacgtggaatccagtcataaaaattgaATTTACTGTATTACATAGAGTGTTATGGAATTTGACAAATTTTGGATGAATGAATCAAAATTACAAAGTGTGAATGAATGGCGCAAATGAGCACATACAAGCACTTGTGACAGAGTTTTCACTACTACTTACCActgataaaattattaaaactttatttttttaaggaataatcgcACAATTTAATCTactaagttttaattttaatagtaaacctCAGAGTttggttaattttcatttgattaaagggttaattaaattaatgttttatgccttcatttgataaccagaaaaattaaaatacacaacacagaagaagaaaaaatcccATTTCATAGGAccatattactgtattaaaaaaatataataataaaaaatataattaaaaatataaattaaaaaaatatataattaatttaaaaaataaaaagtaataattaagttgcatttacacattcaattaattagacctgcttaaacagaatttggtaaaaatgaAACGGaatttgagagaaaaagaaagctgCGTCTGAAATCTAAATTAGATCTAGTAACAGCACTATTGGTGCATATACACAGTGTTCGGCTGCTGCCTTTTTGACACATTTCTCACTCGTTCCAAACCACAACTTTCAATCCCACAATACTCCAAATTAAACCATTTAACCATTTAGTACGTGCAGGGGTAAATAAAGTCCCTCATGCATCAACATTTAGGATCTTTTTCCGAACTAATCCAGAAATCTTGCTTTGATTTCAGCAAAAATTCAAGTGACTCTTCATTTATTAGCATACACAAACATACTCAGACTTAAACCCAGAGGAcaaaccctcacacacacacttttgagcAGGACCCCATGACCACCAAAAATAGCTGCCGTACTAGGAGCGAGATAAGCGTCCATTTTTCTGTTCTGGCTAACATGAAAGAGGCCAGTATATTCTCACTGCTGCTCTAACACTCTTTTCTACATCAGACCAGATTCTGGCTCTAATGCAGTATGCACCATACTAGTAACTCTGTTTTCACTTACGTTAGGAACTAGAGCGGGGCGAAAGACGGTAAATATTTACAAtgtactaattaatattattaagacAATACATAACTATATCACTATGATTCTACAGCACTTTTAT
This genomic window contains:
- the lrch3 gene encoding DISP complex protein LRCH3 isoform X8; amino-acid sequence: MAASVLLSAESAVPSFTVGHPPGAAGTTHHGLSSAPGPASWNRSLDRALDEAAATGALNLSGRKLKEFPRSAAGHDLTDTTRADLSRNRLTELPVEVCMFVSLENLNLYQNCLRSLPESLINLQSLTYLNISRNQLSSLPAHLCRLPLKVLIACNNKLLSLPEDLGKLRQLTELDVSCNEIQTLPPQIGQLEALHDLNIRRNHLVRLPPELAELPLVRLDFSCNKVTTIPVCYRNLRHLQSIILDNNPLQSPPAQICIKGKIHIFKYLNMEACKAAASELPDYDRRPLPYGSYAEDLFSGRPYGALDSGFNSVDSGDKRWSGNEPSDELSDLPLRVAEITKEQRQRRDREREREDHRTGSHVTNGTLEAEIEQIDFIDSCTGDDEGEDGRSRRGAEPVSLSSQFMAYIERRITREGSPVKTSPSRDLRTDDPRHQTSLYNRGGSDTVVTSSCTHNQRSTGSGGGVERVRREAHLAALRYEEERQKTRSVQRDAVMNNVKHKSSQSPTKLSPTDSENLYPSRRSTHTDDSALFMQGEDYASLSPSALQSPPSPSRGPNQRPESYLFRLSQREEKKKGESSTEKEEPVEATPTNSPAPTGEEAVLIEQLRRNIECRLKVSLPSDLGAALTDGVVLCHLANHVRPRSIPSIHVPSPAVPKLTMAKCRRNVENFLEACRRIGVPQDSLCSAGDVLKGEVVCVFRLVEALLSLAPPPLHSAPSSQLAGFALFYLSIMSLLCALYCHLVPTL
- the lrch3 gene encoding DISP complex protein LRCH3 isoform X5; the protein is MAASVLLSAESAVPSFTVGHPPGAAGTTHHGLSSAPGPASWNRSLDRALDEAAATGALNLSGRKLKEFPRSAAGHDLTDTTRADLSRNRLTELPVEVCMFVSLENLNLYQNCLRSLPESLINLQSLTYLNISRNQLSSLPAHLCRLPLKVLIACNNKLLSLPEDLGKLRQLTELDVSCNEIQTLPPQIGQLEALHDLNIRRNHLVRLPPELAELPLVRLDFSCNKVTTIPVCYRNLRHLQSIILDNNPLQSPPAQICIKGKIHIFKYLNMEACKAAASELPDYDRRPLPYGSYAEDLFSGRPYGALDSGFNSVDSGDKRWSGNEPSDELSDLPLRVAEITKEQRQRRDREREREDHRTGSHVTNGTLEAEIEQIDFIDSCTGDDEGEDGRSRRGAEPVSLSSQFMAYIERRITREGSPVKTSPSRDLRTDDPRHQTSLYNRGGSDTVVTSSCTHNQRSTGSGGGVERVRREAHLAALRYEEERQKTRSVQRDAVMNNVKHKSSQSPTKLSPTDSENLYPSRRSTHTDDSALFMSEFEPLLIFEIDTDTNTIKKRPDPHKQSLSAVPLDGCVSPTLSVASSCTLQQGEDYASLSPSALQSPPSPSRGPNQRPESYLFRLSQREEKKKGESSTEKEEPVEATPTNSPAPTGEEAVLIEQLRRNIECRLKVSLPSDLGAALTDGVVLCHLANHVRPRSIPSIHVPSPAVPKLTMAKCRRNVENFLEACRRIGVPQDSLCSAGDVLKGEVVCVFRLVEALLSLAPPPLHSAPSSQLAGFALFYLSIMSLLCALYCHLVPTL
- the lrch3 gene encoding DISP complex protein LRCH3 isoform X4, producing MAASVLLSAESAVPSFTVGHPPGAAGTTHHGLSSAPGPASWNRSLDRALDEAAATGALNLSGRKLKEFPRSAAGHDLTDTTRADLSRNRLTELPVEVCMFVSLENLNLYQNCLRSLPESLINLQSLTYLNISRNQLSSLPAHLCRLPLKVLIACNNKLLSLPEDLGKLRQLTELDVSCNEIQTLPPQIGQLEALHDLNIRRNHLVRLPPELAELPLVRLDFSCNKVTTIPVCYRNLRHLQSIILDNNPLQSPPAQICIKGKIHIFKYLNMEACKAAASELPDYDRRPLPYGSYAEDLFSGRPYGALDSGFNSVDSGDKRWSGNEASAIHITLSRIHSIQLLLSIIANSILLFYPFLKPSDELSDLPLRVAEITKEQRQRRDREREREDHRTGSHVTNGTLEAEIEQIDFIDSCTGDDEGEDGRSRRGAEPVSLSSQFMAYIERRITREGSPVKTSPSRDLRTDDPRHQTSLYNRGGSDTVVTSSCTHNQRSTGSGGGVERVRREAHLAALRYEEERQKTRSVQRDAVMNNVKHKSSQSPTKLSPTDSENLYPSRRSTHTDDSALFMSLSAVPLDGCVSPTLSVASSCTLQQGEDYASLSPSALQSPPSPSRGPNQRPESYLFRLSQREEKKKGESSTEKEEPVEATPTNSPAPTGEEAVLIEQLRRNIECRLKVSLPSDLGAALTDGVVLCHLANHVRPRSIPSIHVPSPAVPKLTMAKCRRNVENFLEACRRIGVPQDSLCSAGDVLKGEVVCVFRLVEALLSLAPPPLHSAPSSQLAGFALFYLSIMSLLCALYCHLVPTL
- the lrch3 gene encoding DISP complex protein LRCH3 isoform X1 is translated as MAASVLLSAESAVPSFTVGHPPGAAGTTHHGLSSAPGPASWNRSLDRALDEAAATGALNLSGRKLKEFPRSAAGHDLTDTTRADLSRNRLTELPVEVCMFVSLENLNLYQNCLRSLPESLINLQSLTYLNISRNQLSSLPAHLCRLPLKVLIACNNKLLSLPEDLGKLRQLTELDVSCNEIQTLPPQIGQLEALHDLNIRRNHLVRLPPELAELPLVRLDFSCNKVTTIPVCYRNLRHLQSIILDNNPLQSPPAQICIKGKIHIFKYLNMEACKAAASELPDYDRRPLPYGSYAEDLFSGRPYGALDSGFNSVDSGDKRWSGNEASAIHITLSRIHSIQLLLSIIANSILLFYPFLKPSDELSDLPLRVAEITKEQRQRRDREREREDHRTGSHVTNGTLEAEIEQIDFIDSCTGDDEGEDGRSRRGAEPVSLSSQFMAYIERRITREGSPVKTSPSRDLRTDDPRHQTSLYNRGGSDTVVTSSCTHNQRSTGSGGGVERVRREAHLAALRYEEERQKTRSVQRDAVMNNVKHKSSQSPTKLSPTDSENLYPSRRSTHTDDSALFMSEFEPLLIFEIDTDTNTIKKRPDPHKQSLSAVPLDGCVSPTLSVASSCTLQQGEDYASLSPSALQSPPSPSRGPNQRPESYLFRLSQREEKKKGESSTEKEEPVEATPTNSPAPTGEEAVLIEQLRRNIECRLKVSLPSDLGAALTDGVVLCHLANHVRPRSIPSIHVPSPAVPKLTMAKCRRNVENFLEACRRIGVPQDSLCSAGDVLKGEVVCVFRLVEALLSLAPPPLHSAPSSQLAGFALFYLSIMSLLCALYCHLVPTL
- the lrch3 gene encoding DISP complex protein LRCH3 isoform X2, whose product is MAASVLLSAESAVPSFTVGHPPGAAGTTHHGLSSAPGPASWNRSLDRALDEAAATGALNLSGRKLKEFPRSAAGHDLTDTTRADLSRNRLTELPVEVCMFVSLENLNLYQNCLRSLPESLINLQSLTYLNISRNQLSSLPAHLCRLPLKVLIACNNKLLSLPEDLGKLRQLTELDVSCNEIQTLPPQIGQLEALHDLNIRRNHLVRLPPELAELPLVRLDFSCNKVTTIPVCYRNLRHLQSIILDNNPLQSPPAQICIKGKIHIFKYLNMEACKAAASELPDYDRRPLPYGSYAEDLFSGRPYGALDSGFNSVDSGDKRWSGNEASAIHITLSRIHSIQLLLSIIANSILLFYPFLKPSDELSDLPLRVAEITKEQRQRRDREREREDHRTGSHVTNGTLEAEIEQIDFIDSCTGDDEGEDGRSRRGAEPVSLSSQFMAYIERRITREGSPVKTSPSRDLRTDDPRHQTSLYNRGGSDTVVTSSCTHNQRSTGSGGGVERVRREAHLAALRYEEERQKTRSVQRDAVMNNVKHKSSQSPTKLSPTDSENLYPSRRSTHTDDSALFMSEFEPLLIFEIDTDTNTIKKRPDPHKQSLSAVPLDGCVSPTLSVASSCTLQQGEDYASLSPSALQSPPSPSRGPNQRPESYLFRLSQREEKKKGESSTEKEEPVEATPTNSPAPTGEEAVLIEQLRRNIECRLKVSLPSDLGAALTDGVVLCHLANHVRPRSIPSIHVPSPAVPKLTMAKCRRNVENFLEACRRIGVPQSQLCLPLHILEERGLPQVAGTVRALLDLAPPKHTPSPNTTPTGLSTVSPLAL
- the lrch3 gene encoding DISP complex protein LRCH3 isoform X9, translated to MAASVLLSAESAVPSFTVGHPPGAAGTTHHGLSSAPGPASWNRSLDRALDEAAATGALNLSGRKLKEFPRSAAGHDLTDTTRADLSRNRLTELPVEVCMFVSLENLNLYQNCLRSLPESLINLQSLTYLNISRNQLSSLPAHLCRLPLKVLIACNNKLLSLPEDLGKLRQLTELDVSCNEIQTLPPQIGQLEALHDLNIRRNHLVRLPPELAELPLVRLDFSCNKVTTIPVCYRNLRHLQSIILDNNPLQSPPAQICIKGKIHIFKYLNMEACKAAASELPDYDRRPLPYGSYAEDLFSGRPYGALDSGFNSVDSGDKRWSGNEPSDELSDLPLRVAEITKEQRQRRDREREREDHRTGSHVTNGTLEAEIEQIDFIDSCTGDDEGEDGRSRRGAEPVSLSSQFMAYIERRITREGSPVKTSPSRDLRTDDPRHQTSLYNRGGSDTVVTSSCTHNQRSTGSGGGVERVRREAHLAALRYEEERQKTRSVQRDAVMNNVKHKSSQSPTKLSPTDSENLYPSRRSTHTDDSALFMSEFEPLLIFEIDTDTNTIKKRPDPHKQSLSAVPLDGCVSPTLSVASSCTLQQGEDYASLSPSALQSPPSPSRGPNQRPESYLFRLSQREEKKKGESSTEKEEPVEATPTNSPAPTGEEAVLIEQLRRNIECRLKVSLPSDLGAALTDGVVLCHLANHVRPRSIPSIHVPSPAVPKLTMAKCRRNVENFLEACRRIGVPQSQLCLPLHILEERGLPQVAGTVRALLDLAPPKHTPSPNTTPTGLSTVSPLAL
- the lrch3 gene encoding DISP complex protein LRCH3 isoform X3 yields the protein MAASVLLSAESAVPSFTVGHPPGAAGTTHHGLSSAPGPASWNRSLDRALDEAAATGALNLSGRKLKEFPRSAAGHDLTDTTRADLSRNRLTELPVEVCMFVSLENLNLYQNCLRSLPESLINLQSLTYLNISRNQLSSLPAHLCRLPLKVLIACNNKLLSLPEDLGKLRQLTELDVSCNEIQTLPPQIGQLEALHDLNIRRNHLVRLPPELAELPLVRLDFSCNKVTTIPVCYRNLRHLQSIILDNNPLQSPPAQICIKGKIHIFKYLNMEACKAAASELPDYDRRPLPYGSYAEDLFSGRPYGALDSGFNSVDSGDKRWSGNEASAIHITLSRIHSIQLLLSIIANSILLFYPFLKPSDELSDLPLRVAEITKEQRQRRDREREREDHRTGSHVTNGTLEAEIEQIDFIDSCTGDDEGEDGRSRRGAEPVSLSSQFMAYIERRITREGSPVKTSPSRDLRTDDPRHQTSLYNRGGSDTVVTSSCTHNQRSTGSGGGVERVRREAHLAALRYEEERQKTRSVQRDAVMNNVKHKSSQSPTKLSPTDSESEFEPLLIFEIDTDTNTIKKRPDPHKQSLSAVPLDGCVSPTLSVASSCTLQQGEDYASLSPSALQSPPSPSRGPNQRPESYLFRLSQREEKKKGESSTEKEEPVEATPTNSPAPTGEEAVLIEQLRRNIECRLKVSLPSDLGAALTDGVVLCHLANHVRPRSIPSIHVPSPAVPKLTMAKCRRNVENFLEACRRIGVPQDSLCSAGDVLKGEVVCVFRLVEALLSLAPPPLHSAPSSQLAGFALFYLSIMSLLCALYCHLVPTL
- the lrch3 gene encoding DISP complex protein LRCH3 isoform X7 — translated: MAASVLLSAESAVPSFTVGHPPGAAGTTHHGLSSAPGPASWNRSLDRALDEAAATGALNLSGRKLKEFPRSAAGHDLTDTTRADLSRNRLTELPVEVCMFVSLENLNLYQNCLRSLPESLINLQSLTYLNISRNQLSSLPAHLCRLPLKVLIACNNKLLSLPEDLGKLRQLTELDVSCNEIQTLPPQIGQLEALHDLNIRRNHLVRLPPELAELPLVRLDFSCNKVTTIPVCYRNLRHLQSIILDNNPLQSPPAQICIKGKIHIFKYLNMEACKAAASELPDYDRRPLPYGSYAEDLFSGRPYGALDSGFNSVDSGDKRWSGNEASAIHITLSRIHSIQLLLSIIANSILLFYPFLKPSDELSDLPLRVAEITKEQRQRRDREREREDHRTGSHVTNGTLEAEIEQIDFIDSCTGDDEGEDGRSRRGAEPVSLSSQFMAYIERRITREGSPVKTSPSRDLRTDDPRHQTSLYNRGGSDTVVTSSCTHNQRSTGSGGGVERVRREAHLAALRYEEERQKTRSVQRDAVMNNVKHKSSQSPTKLSPTDSEQGEDYASLSPSALQSPPSPSRGPNQRPESYLFRLSQREEKKKGESSTEKEEPVEATPTNSPAPTGEEAVLIEQLRRNIECRLKVSLPSDLGAALTDGVVLCHLANHVRPRSIPSIHVPSPAVPKLTMAKCRRNVENFLEACRRIGVPQDSLCSAGDVLKGEVVCVFRLVEALLSLAPPPLHSAPSSQLAGFALFYLSIMSLLCALYCHLVPTL